The stretch of DNA GCCAGCAGGAACGTCAGCGCATCCACCTCACCGGAGGCCCGCCCGGCGAAGTCCAGCAGGTGCTGCCCGGTTCGGGCGAGGCCGCCGGTGTCGTCGCTGTCCTGCCCGGCCTGGGCGAACAACTGGCCCCAGCGGCGCAGGGACTCGGTGCTGTGACCGCACGCCCGCACTGTGTCGTGCAGGGCTTCGGACACCGCGTCGCGGCCCTGCGCACAGAGCAGGTGGTACGTCTCGTCGAGCCGGTGATCCCGCCAGGCGTCGTCGTCCCAGTAGCCGTCGGGCGACAGTCTTCCCTCTCGCTCGCGGCGCCATGTGCCGAAGACCGAGGCGAGATGGGCGTGGCTCCGGCGCCATTGGACGGGGGAGCGGGAGCGCTGTACTCGCAGTATCGGGGCACGAATGACGTCGTGGTAGCGATGCCGGCCCGCCTGGCCGGTGAGGAAGGGTAGTCCGCGCAGCCATCGGAAGCCGTCGACGGCGGAGGCGGGCGCGAGAGACCGGTAGATGTCCTCGTCCACGCGCAGGGGGAGGGCGCAAGCGAGGATGGTGTCGCGGCGGGTGGGATCCGTCTCCCACTTGAGGAAGCGCTCGACTGCGGTGTCGGAAGGGTCGCTGACCGCGTCCACCTGCTGAGGGCGACTCCTGGCGAGAGCGTCCAGCAGCACCGGAAGCCGGCCGGACAGGCGCAGGACCACGTCCACCACGCCCGCGTCGGTCACGGCGCGGGCGCTGAGCAGCGCGCGGGCCTCGTCCTCGGAGAACGGCTCGAGCGCAACGTCGGTGACCAGGTCAAGACTGTCGCCCCAGCACGCGGCGTTCAGGGGCCCCTGCCCCGCCAGCGCCGCCTGAACATTGACCGGTACCGCCCCGTACGCCTCGCTGACCAGCATGTCCCGCAGCCAGACGTCAAACAGCGGCGCCGTGCGCTCGTAGGTGTCGAAGAACAGCACCACCCACGGCCGACGTCCCGCGACGTCACCCAGATCGGCCAGGAACTGCGGTGTGAGCACCTTGAGCGGTGACAGCACCAGCTGTACGTCCTCGTGGCTGCGCAGCCGTGAACTGAGCGCCGTACGCGCCCGGTCGAGGCCGGAGGCGACGTGCTCCGGGCGGACCGCACCGCTGAACGCGCCGAACCCCGGGACAAGGCCAAGTCCGGCCACCCCGACCTGCGCGGCGAAGGTGCTGGAGGGCGAGGGACCCACCCGATGTGTGGGTGCCGGTCCGCAGCCTCCTTCGCCCATCAGCTGCTCGGCGGAAGCGGTGTCGGCCTCGTGACACTTCTGCCGGTAGGCCGACAGCTGCTTGTCGAACGACTTCAACGGGCAGCCCTGGCGCCCCAGTTGCTCGCTGATCGCCGCCATGGCCTCGACCGCGCTGTGTACGTCGTCCCCCACGACGGCGGTTACCGCGCCTTCTTCCCGCGCCGTCGTCTCCCATCGGCGAATCAGCGTCGACTTGCCCACCCCGGCGAGACCGTGCACATGGAAGAGGAACTGGTAGGTGTCGGCACCGGGCCCATGCGCCAGGTTCTCCCGAAACGCCGCCAGCTCGCGCCGCCGTCCCACGAAACCGCCGTCGCGCCGCCGCCTAATCAACTCCTGCCTTGATACAGGCCCCTCTGCCATCGCCGCCCCCTCCGTGCCTGGCTTCCAGCATGTCGGATCGTGAGCCGTCGCGTGCCTCAACGGCCGGTCAGGAAATGGGGAGGCGTTCGTGTCGGCCGGCGCGGGACACTGGGGTCATGCTGGTCATGGATGCCGTGTTGGAGACCTACGAGGCCAAGGGCTTTACTCTGTGGCCCGTTTCCGGACTTCCCGAAGAGCGCCTTCTGAGGCTGTCCGGTGATCTGTCGTCACGTCAGGTCGGCACGGCCATGGCGGTCTTGGCCAGCTACAACAAGGGGCCTCGCAAGCGTGGGGAGCGCCATGCAGGGGACGGCATGGCGCACGTGCGCCGTCTGTTGGCGGCCGAGTGCGTCGTCGCGCCCGGTGGTCTGAGGGTCCGGGACACCGTCACCGGGATTACGGCGTCTCCCGGATGCTGCTTCGGGCTGGAGAACTGGCGGGACTGGTTCGGCCTGTTGGAGGGCGAAGAGCCCTGGCTCGGCCATGATCCCGAACCGCGCGTCGAGCACGCAGGGGATGTCGTCCGACTCCGGCCCGATGCCGCCCGCCACGAGGAGCTCCACATCGACATCCCCCGGGCGGAGTTGCGGGAACTCCTCGGCTCCGTCCAGGACGACCTCGCGGGCTTCCTGGAAGCCGTGGAACGGTGGGCTTCCAGGCGCTTCGCCCCCGTCGCGGCTGCTCTGGTCACGACACTCGACGCGAGCCTCGCCGTATCCGCACGGCTGGACGATTCGCCATAGATTTCGAAAGCGGGTGCGAGTACCGCAGGTAACGCCAGCGTTCCTCTCTCTTCCCGAATGGAAGTCACTCGAACTTCTTGTTTCCCGTGAGTCGGCTGTGCCAAGGTGAGCTTCCTCGCGCTGAGGCAATGATCAGGCCCGCCATTCCTGTTCGAGATTCGTGTCGCCGACCCAAAAGGTCGTCAGTCGGCCGTATTCGGACGGTCCCGCGGTTTGTTGATCCATTTTCCCGTCTCGGCGAGCATTAGGTATGAACCAATCAGGCGCCCCTTTTTGGTGGGTGTGTTTTCCGTGCGCCGTCTTTCGGCTTGGAAGGAAAAGGTTCTGTGCAATCCCCCCACCCCCCACGCCCGACCCACCCCCCTCGTCCCGGTGTGAACTCCGAAGAGTCCGACATGAGCCTCGCCGCCCGACTGCGAGGCCGCTCGGACGGGGAGTCGGACCAGCCCATCGCCCTCCTGCTCGCGCGGCACTGGCGAGCGACGTACGACTACTCCGCCATCTGCCTTGCCAGTTGGTCGAGTTCGGCCTCGATGGTCGCCACGGCTTCCTTCCATCAGATGCTCGGACACATGGCGAGCAGTGAGCCGGGCGGGGCGCTGCGCCCGTATCTCCTGGTGACCGTCCGGGAGACGGTCAGGGGATGGACCGTCGACGAGCGCATATCCGCCCTCATGCCGGAACTCCGCAAACCCACCGGTGGCCGCGGTATGCGGGCGGCAACCTCCATGACAGCCGAAAAGCGGCGACTCGCCGCACGCTCCTTCTGGGCGCTTCCCGGAGTTGCCCAGTGTCTGCTGTGGCACACCGCGGTCGAGGCCGAGCACATATCCATACCCGCTGGTTTGTCGGGCTTGAGTGCCGACCTCGCGGCCGACGCGCTCGTGCAGGCGCGTGAGCAATTCCGGACAGGCATCGTTCGCGGTCACCGTGAACTCGCGCCGACCAAGGAATGCCCCCTCTACAACCGAATCCTCGACGTCACGATTCGCCGCGGTGGCACCCTGCTGCCCGATGTACAGGAGCACCTGTCGTCGTGCCGGCATTGCACTGATGTCGCCGACCAACTCGGCCATGTCGACGGCGAGTTGGGGACTCTTCTCGCCGAAGCGGTACTCGGCTGGGGAGCCCGTCGCTACCTGGAGTCGCGGCCAGGGCGCGGGGGCGCCGCGAGGCGTGGCGGAGTAACCCCCGGACGCGGCGGCAGGCACGCGGGCAGCGGCGGACGCCATCGTCCACCGTCCCCCGTCCCCACGCCGTCCCGCATCCTCCTGCCGGGCGGCACGCTCGCGTCGGCGCGCACGCACTCCACGGCGTTGCGCACGGGAGCGGCGCTGGGGGCGGCGGCCCTGCTCGCCACCGTCCTCGTCATCACGCTCTCGTCGGGGGACGACAGCGGCGGTGGCGGGGCGGCGCCCCCGGCGGGAATAGGGGGAATGACCGGCATGACGGGAAGCCGTGACGCCCGCCCGAGCGCGGATCCCGATGCGCCATCCGCCGGCGCTTCCGCGCCCACGTCCGCGCCCACATCCGCGGGGTACCCCGGCGGCTCCGACCAGGGCAGACTCCGCAATGTAGCGGCGGACCTGTGCCTCGACGTCCGGGGCAAGGTGAAGCCCGGCGCCGAGGCGAAGCTGGCGAAGTGCTCTGCCGCGGCGAGCCAGCAGTGGTCGTACGACAAGAACGGACTGCTGAGCAGCGCCACTCGTCCTCAACTCTGCCTCGACTCCCACCGCGCCGACGGCGTGATCGTCGTCGGTGCGTGTGTGGCACCTTCGGCCGCGCGTGCCGACGAGGTGCGCTACGACCTGACTGTGCTGGGGGAGTTGCTTCCGCGATGGCACGAAGGTCTTGCGGTCGCGCCTGCCTCGTCACGCAAGGGTGCGGATGTCGTGGTCAAGGTCCGTGACGGATCTCCGGAGCAGCGATGGATGCTCGACTCCTCGACGGCCAACCCGAATTCCCGGTCGATCAAAGGGAGAGGCGATCCCTCCTTGAAGCCCGGCAACGGCGCGCCGCGCGAGCGGAGGCCGGGGCCTACGGAGGACGAAGGGAGGGGCGAAGGAGAAAGGGGAAACGGCGCGAAGGGCAAGGACCGGCGGTCCGCGCCGGACTCGACTCGGCGCGGCGAGGTGGCGGAGCGGCATGCGGAGCGGTACGCCGAAGCCGACTGCTGTGCCGGTCCCGAGTCGTTCGGGCCGAAGCTTCCTGGTGAGCGCCCCCGTTCTCCTGCGGTACGAGCGGGAGTTCTGGACGGAGTGCCATCGGGTGAGGGCGGCAGGAAGGCCGCTCGGTGAGCGGGGCTGCTGGGCTCGACGACGGCGAAGGCTCAGGGGCGAGCCCATGACGAGGACCCGGCTACGTCCTCATCCCTGGCCGGTGCCGTACAACGTGCTGCCCACCTCCCGGGCGAGGTGCGCGGTCCACCGGACGGTGTCGTCGCGGTCCGCCATGCCCGCGACCCCTGTGACCGCGACGAGCACGCCGCCGATGCGGACGTGAGCCGTGTACTCCGTGCGAACGTCGCCTTCGTACGAAATTTCGTGGATCTCCAAGTACGCCTCGTCGCCGAGCCCTTCCAGCGGTTCCACGGAGTACTCCTCGCCCGCCGTGCCCGCCTCCATGTCGGAGGAGAAGGACCGGCAGTGTCGCCTGATGTCCTGCTCGAGGCGCATGTAGTCGCGGGCCGAGGCCACGGGCAGCGACGCGAGCCACTGCACGGCCACCGCTTCCCCCTCGTTGCCGATGACGCGCTGCGTGTGGGCCGCCGCCTCCGTGCCGCGGTAGGTGGCCGTGCCGAGCCAGGCCGGGTTCTCGTCCCCGAGGATGCAGTACTGCCAACGCCCCTTCCGCTGCTCGGGGGTGCTCTCGAAGGCCATAGCGAATCCGTCGCCGCCCGTCAGATGCCGACCGAACGCGGAGTCGGGCAGGATCGCCTTCTTCAACTCTTCGCCGGTGAAGACCCGTTGGGGACCTGCGACGGCGTCGCGGCCGGAGGCGGTCGCAGGGCCGGTGGGCGGCAGGATCTCCGGGGTGCGGGTCTGCTGCGTACGTGAGGGTGAGGGCGAGGAGTTCGCGGACGCGGGCTGGGGCGTCTTGCTCTTCCCTCGCTGGGTCTGGGCCGCCTCGTTGCCGCAGCCCGCCAGCGTCGGGATCACCACCAACGCCGCTGCCGCCAGCATCGGAGCCACTCGCCGTCCGTTCACCGATTTCCCCCAAAGCCAGCCGATCATCGGCCGCGTCAACCTAGCCGAGAGCCACCGCGAGGGCCAGGGGTTTCCACTGGTCAGCCGTGTGTGACCGCGACAGAATTCGGCGTAGAGACGTGTACGGGCGCCGATGACTGACAGACTGCAACGATGATCGACTTTCTTCCTGGTGGTCTGACGGCGCGACATCTGGTCGAGGAGGACCATCCGCAGGTGCTCGCCGTGCTGGACGCGTGGTGGGGCGGCCTGAAAGGGCCCGCAGGGGCGCTGGAGCGCTCGCTGCTCCTGCCCAGGCTCTACTTCCAGCACTTCACCACCACCAGCTTCCTCGTCGAACGCGACGGGGCGGAGGCCGACGGGGGACAGGTCGCGGCCTTCCTGGTCGGCTTTCTGTCGCAGACCGAACCCGACGCCGCCTACGTGCACTTCGTCGGCGTCGACCCCCATCTGCACGGGCAGGGAATCGGACGAGCCCTGTACCGAGCCTTCTTCGCCCTCGCCCGTTCGCACGGCCGCCGAT from Streptomyces sp. BA2 encodes:
- a CDS encoding tetratricopeptide repeat protein; this encodes MAEGPVSRQELIRRRRDGGFVGRRRELAAFRENLAHGPGADTYQFLFHVHGLAGVGKSTLIRRWETTAREEGAVTAVVGDDVHSAVEAMAAISEQLGRQGCPLKSFDKQLSAYRQKCHEADTASAEQLMGEGGCGPAPTHRVGPSPSSTFAAQVGVAGLGLVPGFGAFSGAVRPEHVASGLDRARTALSSRLRSHEDVQLVLSPLKVLTPQFLADLGDVAGRRPWVVLFFDTYERTAPLFDVWLRDMLVSEAYGAVPVNVQAALAGQGPLNAACWGDSLDLVTDVALEPFSEDEARALLSARAVTDAGVVDVVLRLSGRLPVLLDALARSRPQQVDAVSDPSDTAVERFLKWETDPTRRDTILACALPLRVDEDIYRSLAPASAVDGFRWLRGLPFLTGQAGRHRYHDVIRAPILRVQRSRSPVQWRRSHAHLASVFGTWRREREGRLSPDGYWDDDAWRDHRLDETYHLLCAQGRDAVSEALHDTVRACGHSTESLRRWGQLFAQAGQDSDDTGGLARTGQHLLDFAGRASGEVDALTFLLATPGLGTEGRALAHALRGRRHRRDGLHGQALADYTAALALNPDLPRAYAGRGNTHQAMRRYEEALADHSQAIRLAPNSSTHLVNRASAYYSLRRYEEALADLDHALGLDRHDTWALEFRGLLHHHMGHHQESLTDFNDAITVDPWDAWAYAARGDVHLTLGRHQSALADLDHSLALEPHAPWPCCWRGETYRALGRYEEALADFDRAIELRPDCGWFPYQSALAMRLSGTPGEADQWQRAMDIYQAQARGVPGFADLARSNLLVLLCALPDWERAEEQLRTFLSHTPSRHQIVEALDDLADVQRAAPVSPDRLAPILGQLRDALGA
- a CDS encoding RICIN domain-containing protein encodes the protein MSLAARLRGRSDGESDQPIALLLARHWRATYDYSAICLASWSSSASMVATASFHQMLGHMASSEPGGALRPYLLVTVRETVRGWTVDERISALMPELRKPTGGRGMRAATSMTAEKRRLAARSFWALPGVAQCLLWHTAVEAEHISIPAGLSGLSADLAADALVQAREQFRTGIVRGHRELAPTKECPLYNRILDVTIRRGGTLLPDVQEHLSSCRHCTDVADQLGHVDGELGTLLAEAVLGWGARRYLESRPGRGGAARRGGVTPGRGGRHAGSGGRHRPPSPVPTPSRILLPGGTLASARTHSTALRTGAALGAAALLATVLVITLSSGDDSGGGGAAPPAGIGGMTGMTGSRDARPSADPDAPSAGASAPTSAPTSAGYPGGSDQGRLRNVAADLCLDVRGKVKPGAEAKLAKCSAAASQQWSYDKNGLLSSATRPQLCLDSHRADGVIVVGACVAPSAARADEVRYDLTVLGELLPRWHEGLAVAPASSRKGADVVVKVRDGSPEQRWMLDSSTANPNSRSIKGRGDPSLKPGNGAPRERRPGPTEDEGRGEGERGNGAKGKDRRSAPDSTRRGEVAERHAERYAEADCCAGPESFGPKLPGERPRSPAVRAGVLDGVPSGEGGRKAAR
- a CDS encoding GNAT family N-acetyltransferase → MIDFLPGGLTARHLVEEDHPQVLAVLDAWWGGLKGPAGALERSLLLPRLYFQHFTTTSFLVERDGAEADGGQVAAFLVGFLSQTEPDAAYVHFVGVDPHLHGQGIGRALYRAFFALARSHGRRYVHCITSPQNTASQSFHTRLGFTASGVKPDYDGPGLDRVAFTIDLAAHPSHPV